The following are from one region of the Simiduia agarivorans SA1 = DSM 21679 genome:
- a CDS encoding TIGR00645 family protein, producing the protein MEKFIENLMYNSRWLLAPIYLGLSLAVIALGIMFFKEMVHLLFHIFTLTEADMILIVLSLIDIAMVGGLLVMVMMSGYENFVSQLDIDDSKEKLSWLGKMDASSLKAKIAASIVAISSIHLLKIFMAAEKIDNDKLMWYVLIHMTFVASAFLMGYLDKLTKH; encoded by the coding sequence GTGGAAAAATTTATTGAAAACCTGATGTACAACTCGCGCTGGCTGCTGGCCCCTATTTATCTGGGCCTGAGTCTGGCGGTGATCGCGCTGGGCATTATGTTCTTCAAGGAAATGGTACACCTGCTGTTCCATATCTTTACCCTCACCGAAGCCGACATGATCCTCATCGTGTTGAGCCTTATTGATATCGCCATGGTGGGCGGGCTGTTGGTGATGGTGATGATGAGCGGCTACGAAAACTTCGTATCTCAACTGGACATTGACGACAGCAAAGAAAAGCTCAGCTGGCTGGGTAAAATGGATGCTTCGTCGTTGAAAGCAAAAATCGCCGCCAGCATCGTGGCCATTTCGTCCATTCACCTGCTGAAAATTTTTATGGCGGCAGAAAAAATCGATAACGACAAATTAATGTGGTATGTCCTCATTCACATGACCTTCGTCGCATCTGCCTTCCTGATGGGTTACCTGGATAAACTGACCAAGCACTGA
- a CDS encoding VOC family protein — MQFNHFNLEVPADQLDKVKQFYQQVFGWREGDRPAFSRPGYWLYEGDLPILHLVQHRGGQTAAGNGALNHLAFRTSQLAAFRNTLDKLNIPYRQVILADAGISQLFFHDPTGLKLEVNGPAL; from the coding sequence ATGCAATTCAACCACTTCAATTTAGAGGTTCCCGCCGATCAACTGGACAAGGTAAAACAGTTTTACCAGCAGGTCTTTGGTTGGCGGGAAGGTGACCGGCCGGCGTTTTCCCGGCCCGGTTACTGGTTGTATGAAGGCGACTTGCCCATTTTGCATCTGGTGCAACACCGTGGCGGGCAAACCGCAGCTGGCAATGGCGCACTCAATCATCTGGCATTCCGCACCTCTCAGCTCGCCGCCTTCCGCAACACCCTCGATAAACTCAATATTCCTTACCGCCAGGTGATATTGGCAGATGCCGGCATCAGCCAGTTATTTTTTCACGACCCCACCGGTCTTAAACTCGAGGTGAATGGGCCCGCACTATGA
- a CDS encoding CaiB/BaiF CoA transferase family protein: MTAKPLDGIRVIEMGQLIAGPFTGCILGYFGAEVIKIEPPEGGDPLRGWRALDDTGTSYWWRALARNKKSVTLDLRQQQGQALAGRLIEKADVLVENFRPGVMEKWGLGPAVFEQRNPALVYARISGFGQTGPYAHKPGFASVCEGMSGFRYVNGFPGEAPVRPNLSIGDTIAGLHAALGIALAILAKQGSGKGQVVDVALVESMFNLMEGVVPEYSGAGLVREAAGTTVTGIVPTNTYRCNNGKYVVIGGNGDSIYKRLMVAIGREDLANDPRMANNVGRVEHQVAIDNAIAGWCLAHSSDEVIHALEQERVPVGPIYSVQDQFNDPHFQARGLFEQVEIDGKPLEIPAILPRLANTPGETRWPGGAIGSHNKAVLGELLGLSETELAALAEAGVIASGAAS, from the coding sequence ATGACAGCCAAACCATTGGACGGTATTCGCGTAATAGAAATGGGCCAGTTGATTGCGGGCCCCTTCACCGGCTGTATCCTCGGCTATTTCGGTGCCGAAGTAATCAAAATTGAACCGCCCGAAGGCGGCGACCCGTTGCGCGGCTGGCGCGCACTGGATGACACCGGCACCTCCTATTGGTGGCGCGCACTGGCGCGCAACAAAAAATCGGTCACGCTGGATTTGCGCCAGCAACAAGGTCAGGCGCTGGCAGGGCGCTTGATTGAGAAGGCTGACGTACTGGTGGAAAACTTCCGCCCCGGTGTGATGGAAAAATGGGGCCTGGGTCCCGCGGTATTCGAACAGCGCAACCCGGCATTGGTGTACGCGCGCATTTCCGGCTTCGGCCAAACCGGCCCCTATGCCCACAAACCCGGCTTTGCGTCTGTGTGCGAAGGCATGAGCGGTTTTCGTTACGTGAACGGTTTTCCCGGTGAAGCGCCGGTGCGGCCCAACCTTTCCATTGGCGACACCATCGCCGGCCTGCACGCCGCCCTCGGTATTGCGTTGGCAATTCTCGCCAAACAAGGCTCCGGCAAGGGCCAGGTGGTGGACGTGGCGTTGGTGGAATCCATGTTTAATTTAATGGAAGGCGTGGTGCCGGAATATTCCGGTGCGGGCCTGGTGCGCGAAGCCGCCGGTACCACCGTGACCGGCATTGTGCCCACCAATACCTACCGATGTAACAACGGCAAATACGTAGTGATTGGCGGCAACGGCGATTCCATTTACAAGCGCCTCATGGTCGCCATTGGTCGCGAGGATCTGGCCAATGACCCGCGCATGGCCAACAACGTCGGCCGGGTAGAGCACCAGGTAGCCATCGATAACGCCATTGCCGGCTGGTGTCTGGCGCACAGCAGCGATGAAGTGATTCACGCGCTGGAGCAGGAGCGTGTACCGGTAGGCCCCATTTACAGCGTGCAAGACCAGTTCAACGATCCGCACTTTCAGGCTCGCGGCCTGTTTGAGCAGGTGGAGATAGATGGCAAACCGCTGGAGATTCCCGCGATTTTGCCGCGCCTGGCAAACACGCCCGGCGAAACCCGCTGGCCGGGTGGTGCCATCGGCAGTCATAACAAAGCGGTACTGGGCGAACTGTTAGGGCTTTCAGAAACTGAATTGGCAGCGCTCGCTGAAGCCGGTGTGATTGCCAGCGGGGCCGCCAGTTGA